The sequence ACAATTGGAACTGCGGCGGCCCTCGCATGATCGACTGCTTCGATGGTCTGGGGCATAACCCTGTCATCGGCGGCGACCACAAGCGCAACGATATCAGTTGCCTGCGCACCGCGTGCCCTCATGGATGTAAACGCCTCGTGGCCGGGCGTATCAAGGAAGATGATCTTGCCGCCGGGCAGGAAAACTTCGTAAGCGCCTATGTGCTGGGTTATCCCGCCTGCCTCACCGGCAATCACATTTGTCTTGCGGACAAAATCCAGAAGAGATGTCTTTCCGTGATCAACATGCCCCATCACCGTAACAACCGGCGGCCTGGCCACAAGGACTTCAGGCGCCTCTTTCTCCTCTTCTTCGAGGACTTCGAGGCCGTACTCCTGAACAAACTCAACTTCGAATCCAAACTCATCTGTGACGGCAAGGATCTCGTCTTTGTCAAGCCGTCTGTTTATGTTTGCCAGAAGCCCGAGTTTGAGGCACGTAGAAATGATCTCCTGCGGCTTGACCTCCATCTTGCCTGCAAGCTCGGAAACGGTGATAAACTCAGTTGCTTTGATCAGCTTCTGTTCGACAACTTCTTCTTCAACGTCCGTCTCTTTTTTCCTCTTCTTCTTGATGTGCTTTCCGGTCTCAAGAGAGGCAAGAGTCTTTTTCACGCTCTCAATTACAGTCTTTTCATCAACAACTCGCTTCTTTCTCGAAGGCTTTGCCCGCGTTTTATCATCCGTAGGTCTTGTTATTACGACCGGCTTCTTGGGCGCAAGTTTCTCTTCCCTTTGAAGGATCTTTTCTCTCTTCCGGGCAAACTCTTCTTTTGCGGCTTCCTTCTCTTTTTCGAACTTCCCCTTGATTGCCTCTATCGTCGCCTCATCAATGGCGCTCATATGGCTCTTCACGGGGATGTTCATCCCTCTCACGATTTCAAGAAGGGCTTCGCTTGAGATGCTGAATTGTTTTGCTACTTCGTATATTCTCTTCTTCAAATCTCCTCTTCTTCCTGGAGGGAGCTTTCCTCAGCGGTCGATTCCTCCGAATCGGCAGTCTCCGGTTTCTCTTCCTCAGCCTCGGCAGTCATTTGCCCGGCGAGTTCGAGAAGTTTGTTGGCGGTCTTCTCCCCTATGCCCTGTATAGAAGTAAGTCCCTCGATTCCTGCCTTCACGAGATCCTCTCCGGTCTTGATACCGGCATCTTTTAGTTTCGCGGCAAGTTTCTCCGAGATGCCGTCTATTTTCTCTATGTCAATTGCCTCCGCTTTTTCAGGCTCCGTCCTCTTGTCATGCTCGGACTTGCTCACGAGATCTATCTTGGCACCGCAGAGCTTCATGGCAAGCCGCACATTCTGTCCGCCTTTTCCGATCGCAAGCGAAAGCTGGTCATCCGGAACAACAACATAGACCCGGTTCTCTGTCTCCTCATGCTTCGCCTGAAGAACCTTGGCAGGACTCAGGGCGCGGGTCACAAAAACAACTGGATCATGGCTCCACGGAACGATATCAATCCTTTCCCCGCCAAGCTCTCTCACAATTGACTGCACTCTCGAACCCTTTATTCCAACGCAGGCCCCAACCGGATCCACTTTTTCATCGTGAGAGAGAACAGATATCTTGGAACGTGATCCCGGCTCCCTTGCGACTCCTTTCACCTCGACGATTCCTTCGGTAATCTCGGGGACTTCACTCTCAAATAGTCTCTTCAGGAAATCCGGATGAGTCCTGGAAAGAGTCACCTGCGGCAACTTGGCCGACTTGTCAACGCTGCACACAATGGCTCTCACATAGTCACCCTGCCTGTATCTTTCTTTTCCAACGAGCTCTCTCGAGGGAAGAATTGCCTCTGTTTTCTCGAGCTTGACTATCACATTGCCCCTGTCAATCTGCTGGGCCTGTCCCCTGACGAGCCGGCCTATCTTCTCCTGATATTCCTTGAAAATTCTTTCCCTTTCCGCTTCCCTGACCTTCTGGATAAGAACCTGCTTTGCCGCCTGAATGGCGTTTCTCCCGAACTCCGCCACCGGGAGGGCGATGCTGACCAGTTCACCTACCTGAGTCTCGGGCGAAATGGCTTTCGCCTCTTCAAGCCTTATCTCCGCCATAGGGTCTTCCACTTTTTCCACGACCTTCTTCTTCGCAGTCATTAGAATGACACCCTTGGTCTCATCGATTTTCACTTCTATGTTGGCAGAGGAGCCATATTTCTTCTTTGCGGCAGAGAGAAGCCCTGCTTCAAGGGTCTCAATAATGATCGCCATGTTGACGCTCTTTTCCCTTGCAATTTCTCCCAGAGCTTCAATTATTTCGTAACTCATTCTACTTCTTCCTCCACACGTCAAACTTGAGATTCGCCCTTTCGATGCCTGACAGCGGCAGGGTCAAGAGCTCGCCATCCTTCGTCCGAAGGGTCAGCATACCCTCCTTGCAGTCTTCAATCAGACCAACAATACGTCTCTGCCCGCAAACAGGGGAAAAAGTCTTTATGGATGCGACCTTCCCCGCAAATCTAATGAAGTCTTTCTCGCCGGTAATCGCCCTCTCGACGCCCGGAGAGGAAACCTCAAGATAGTATCTATGAGGAATCGCATCCTCAGTGTCCAGCACGTCTGAGAGCCTCCGGGACAGATTAGCACAATCATCGACTGTAACGCCACCCGGTTTATCAACGAAGACTCTGAGAGTCCATCTCCCCCCGGCGTTCACGTACTGGAGGTCAACGAGCTCCATAACTTCACTGGAAACAACATCTCCCACCATGCCTCTGAGTCGTTTTTTCAGATCCGCAAAGCTCTCGGCAGGCGGAGCTTCATCTTTGCCGGCATGACGTTCCTTGTTCTTCACCCCAATCTCCAAAAAAGCCAATGAGTGGGAAGAGCAACACCCACTCACGTAAACTCCAATTTACACCAGTCAGAGAAGTCTGGCAAGCACAAACTTCGGTGAAATTGAGGGGTTGGGGGTAACTGTGCTGAGCGAGCTAGAATCCTGGGGATTTCCTTGGCCTGGTCTTGAGAAGGGCGGGCTTGGTCGAATAGACGAGCTCGGTGACGACCTTGCCGACTGCCTCGAGACTTTGCGGGGAGCACTTGTCAGGAGTATCCCTGAGCGTGTGCCAGGAGGGATAGTCAAAATCTATCAGCAGGGAAGTCGGAATCCCCGCGTCAATCAAGGGAATGTGGTCATCAATCAAAGTGTATTTCACCTCGTTCTTGAACTGCTGAACCTTCAAGTTCCTGGCGGTCTCCCAAATTCTCGATGTGAGGCCAAGGGCACTAATCACGGAATAACCCTCTTTGTAGATTGATAGATCCTTGTCTCCGACCATATCAACGACTATTCCAAAAGACGGCGCGGTCGCGCCCAGGCTCTTCGCATAGAATCGCGCTCCCTGACTGTAGAGGTCCGGTCTATCCGGCTGACCGAGGTCTTCCCCATCAAAGAAGACTATGTCCACGCCGACGGGAGGTTTTGCTTCTCCGAGAAGCCGTCCGACTTCAAGAAGAACGCTTACTCCTGATGCTCCGTCGTTTGCCCCAGGGATGGGTTCGTCGGCATTTTCCGGGCTGTCCAGGTCTGCCCACGGCCTTGTGTCCCAGTGAGCGGCCAGCAGGATTCTTGTCTTCTCCTCCGGATAGAAAGATGAAATAATATTCTCGAGTTTCACGCTGCCCTCGCCGAGCACACCGTCGAAAACCTGAGTCGTCACAGTCGCGCCGCACTTCTCCATCTCCTTCACGATGTACTCTCTCCCCCGCTCGTGTCCGGGGCTGCCCGGGTTTCTTGGCCCCAGGTTCACCTGGGCCACGAGATGCTCGTATGCCTTCGCGCCGTCAAAAGCCGGATGCCCTCCAGAGGCGCAATTCAAACTCAGGGAGCTCAACAGCATTACTATCAACACGAAATCACCGGATTTCTTCAAGACTACCTCCTATCAGACAGCGTGTACTCACGCCATTTTGCGTACTGAAGGTCTGTGATGGCGCTGAGCCGTAAGCTGGCTTTCGCGGGAGGGATGGGAACCCATCTTGGCGAGCAAGGTGGGGATACCCAGCCCTTTAGAGGGTGGGAGGGGCAAGGATTCCCCGCCTGGCGAGCCAATGAATGGGTCATCCCGGAGCGGAGCCAGCGAGGGGCTCAGTCGCCATAGCGCAAATTCGAGAGAGCGAGTCCGAGAAGGATCGACATTTTCGGCAGGAGGGAAAGGACATCTCGAGGAGCCGAGCATGGTCGAGCGCCATCAGAACCTGATTTCGGCCGATGCCAGAAGCCCGACCGTGCGCCAGGTTCTATTCTCCTTGACGTTTGCGTTCTGGCTGGCTGTAAGCTGCGCATTTCCGGTCACGTTCGCGCTGAAGTTATAGGCGGCGGATGCATTCAGTGAGAAAGTGTTTCTGTCGTCAAGAATGTTGGTGTCCTGACCTTCTGCCGCATAGGAAGTCTTGGACTTGGTGTAGTTGATGTCAACGTTCGTGTTCACGTTGCTTTTCAGTTTGAATTCCTTCTTTCCGGGAATCTTCATTCCCTTTGAAGATTTGATCGTGTGCTGAACATTCACTCTGTACGATGAGCTGTTAGTGGTCTGCAGAGTGTATCTCCCTCTGAATCTTTCAGTCGTCGAAGTGCTCCTTGATGAACTCAAGCTTGCTCTCATGCCGCTCTTGAAAGTGCCGCTCGCAGATAGAAGAGGAGACAGGTTTTTCGTATGGCTCTCGGTTTCTACTCCATACTCCTTTGTCCCGCTGGAGTCGTTTCGTTTGGAGTAGCCGCTTTCCAGGCTGAGAGAGGATAGGATCTTGCCAAATCCCAACCGCTTTTCAATCGAGCTCATTGTGACCCGGACATCTGGCCATGTCCCTGACTTCGAGAATGTCGTCGAGCTATTGTACTCCCTGGTTGTGTTCCTGAGGTCGTATTTGAGGTCAATCGACGCGGTGCGCGAGAGGCTGCCCCTGGTACCTGCGGATGTTTGGGTTGTCGTCGAGCTTTCATCGGGTATCCTTTTCTTGGATTCCGGGTCACTGCGTATTGATTTTGAAATACCGAGATGATATTTCCAGTCTGGAGCAGTCGAGACTCTTCCGAATGCCGTAGATTTTGAAATCGTCCGGCTGACGGACACATCTGAAAATTTTGCGAGAGTCCCGAAAATCAACGAGATCGGATTCGGCGGACCTTTTGCCGTATCCGGCTTCGCACCGAAAGAGGAAAGAGAGCGCCCCAGTAGTTTTACGGGCAGCATTCCCCTCAAGCCGATCGAGTTCCCGTTTGCGATATTTCTAATCCTTCCCGGGACACCCGTCGGATCAAGCTCGGCTCCGCGGGACTCTGAATAGGTTCCGGAGGCGCTCACGGTTGGGGAGAAGATTTTGAAGAAATATGCCTTCGGACTGTAGCTTATGTTGGCCATCTCACTTCTTCTGATCTCAGTCCCGATATTCATGTTGCCGAGTTGCCCTATTCTATTTGCGAGCATTAGGTCTCTCGTTGAAGAGAAGGAGTAGCTCGTCCGGAACGGATTCAATATGGGATTGAATGTAGTGTTCAGATTGGCGGCAGATGCCCGCGAGACTGTTTCATTTCTCAGGAGAAGCCCGCTTCCCGGGGAGTAAGCAAACCGGTCGTAGAGTCTTCTGCGTGATTCCGAGCTCGTAACATTGAGATTCACATTTTCCGGAAGCAGGAACAATTTCAGCTCTCTTTTCGCTCCGCTTTTGGCAGTCCTTGAAAAAATCGTCAAAGGCTTTCCTCCTCGAGGTGAAATAATGTACGCAACCTGCGTGCTTCTTGAGGCCGAGGAATCTCTCGAAGTCGGCCCGAACGCAACTCTACTGCTCAAGGCGAAATTGGCCGTTATCCCGTCCACGGTATATTTCATGATCGAACTTCTGGATGGATTCTTGCTGAAACTCACTCCGACTCTTTGCGAAACGTTCTCGGAAAGCTCGCTCTTCCTATCCTCTGCTCCGAAGATGACGTCGGACCCTGTTTTGAACTTGGGAAGACTGGAGGCTTTGTCCCTGGAGAACGTGACCGGCAGAGAGACTCCCAATCCGGAAACGAATTTGTGAGGGTTGAAGCTGCCGCTGAGACTCATCCGGGTTGAGCTCGCGCCGAATGGGCTGGATTGTCCGACTGAAACGAAATCCTGATCTTCGTTCCTGTACGTCGCAGCAAGCGAAAGAAGGTCGGCGAATCTTGCCTCGGCATTCACCCAGCCGGCCGTTCCTGTTTCTCTCTTGACCTCCGAGAGCCGGAGTTCGTCGATCCAGACTTCGCCCGACTGGGCTAGGGCCGTACTCGAGTCAACCGCAACCCCAAATTGGATCATTCTCACACTGGTGAACGAGGGATTCCCACGCACGCGAAAGGTCTTGCCGTCTTCAACGTATAGAGTGTCAAGGGATGCGCCCGGAATCGTTCCGATTTTCAGCCTGCTCAGGTCGGCGATTTTCACCTCATATGGCTGCCACCCGGTGGTTACCGGGACCACGTATTCGTAGTAGCTGTCCTCGGCGCCGACTCTCATCAGGAACTTGACGTGGTTCGGATCGCACGAGTCTGCATCAGCGCAGACGGGCGGGGGATACCACTTCGCATAGAACTTGAGTGAGCTGTATAGCGTGTATCTGTTTGCGGATGAAAAAGCTTTGAAGATGAGAACAGTATCTCTCGGAGCAAGACGTTCAAAGCCCAGGACCAGGGACTGTTCTCTCTTCACAATCCGGCTCTGCTCGCCCGGATTGAAGGGCGGCGTGTAAATGTTCCCATTCTCCTTGTTGTTGAGAACGCCAATTCTTGTCGCTGTGCCCCTGGTGGACTGGGCTTGTGTGAGCGGGACTTTTTCCCACCTGTTTCCAACCACTTCTATCGAGGCAATCTGAATCCTGGTGTCCGTGTTGAATCCGTCAAGCCAGACTCTCATGTGCTTTATGAGATCCCAGCTCGGCTGTCCCACGGTTGTGTCAACTGCCTCCGGGCTTATCGGAATCTGGAAGAGCCTCCACCCGTTCTCCGGACCCACAACAGACGGATATTGGCTGTGAAAATCCCTGTACACGTCGGTCTTCACATATTTCTCCGGGTCACCCAGATCTATCGAGAACTCAAAGAAATTCTCACCGGTGTCGAGGTATCCATTGAGATTCAGGTCCTCCGTGTCCAATCTCTGGTTTCCTTCTGTCCCGTTAATTTTCCAGTAATCGATTGTGCCCGTCGGATAATCGTCGCCATGCGGATCGTCCGCTGTCCCGTATTTCCAGATTTCCCTTTCGTCCTTTGTGAAAACGCCGTCGAGCCCCGTATCCTCATCTGCGTCCAGTATGCCGTCCGGCACCCGTTTCTCTTCAGTATCAAGTTTGGCATTGGGAAGACTGTCGGGGCGCCATACCGCGTCCTCACTTACAGATCCGAGATCGATGTGGAGTTTCTTCCCCACAAGGCTAGCCCTATCCAAGGGGCTGAAATCATTGACCCACACTTCTAGGAATTGAGCCTTGGTCAGGTCCTCTCCTCCTCTTGAGATTATCTGCGTCACGCCTGCCCACTGGGGATCGATACCGCCAAGCCTGGGCAGGAGGTGAAATTCCAGCACCGCAATGGGATTGTCACCCTCCTCGGGCCTGAGTTGAGGCCGGAGATCTCTGTCTTTCACAGCCGTCGGGGGATTGTACCAGGCAAGTCTGGCGACTTTCTCTATGTTCGATGGAACCCGCGGCGGGACGCTTGAATGGAACCACCCGTATCTTGAAACGCTTGCGGATACTACTTCCTTGTTGCCTTCCATGTCATCAATGTAAACCTCGTTTCTTGTGTTGGGATTCGGAAAGCTCATTGCAAGTTCCGAGGCGATTGAAAACGAGGACTGAGTCGTCGTTCTAACCAGCGGCAGCGCGTTGACGAGACGCGTCATCCATTCAGGATTCTGCCTGAAGCTGCCCGTAACGCTTCCGACCATGGTGCGCGACGGCTCACCTCCAAGCTTTGGCCTTTCCTCCGAGGCGCCCTTGCTTTCATATATCCAGGTGGTTGCCAATGAAGGTCCCGCCCCGGGCTTGTATGAGGCGGAGAATCCCATGAGAGTGCTCTGCGCCTGGGGCCCGAACGGAAGATAGGAGTAGTCGACAGAAACGTCAGCGGACGAGGACTTTGCGTCATCAGCCAGGAGTCTTATTTCTCCGGTCTCGTAGTAAATCTCATAGTCGGTCCCGCGATTCAGCTTTCTGTCGCCAAGCTTCACAACTTCTGAATCTTTTATGATGTTTGTCACGCCCAGGTCGACCGTTGACTGCGAACTTATGTATTCAACCTCCATGTAATATTTCGAATCGCTTCCTGGTATCGGCGACCTCTTATCATAGACAAGCGGGTTTGCTTCATCACCCATCAGCGTGTCTGGCCTTTGACTGAAGAAAGGCCACCGCTTCCACCAATCTTCCGGATGCAGAGCGGCATCGTAGAGTCCGATGTCGAACGAATCGGGGGCGAACGGCCTCAGATCAGGGAAAAGGACGAGCCCTCTCTCAAGATCCACGTACCATGGGTCGATTTTTCCGTCAGGGATGTCTCTCCATCTGGAATCGTATGTTCCGCCCCTGTCAAGGCCGAGAACCTGAACGTAAGGCACCGAAACCCCGTTTATGATTTCGTAGTCCTTGTCGTCGCCGCCCGCGGTCTTTCTTCTTATTGAGAGCTTGAATCCATCGGTGCTTATTCGTCTCGCATCCAGACTGTAGAAATTCCTGAGCTCAAGTCTGATCGTGGAGAACCATTTGTTCGATTTGTCATAAAGACCGGTGGTTGGGACGATAGTAATCTCACTCGAAGGAACCTTGAGAATCTTGAGCCTCAAGTTGCCGGTCACTGATCCGACTCTTCCTCTGACCGAGTCTTCGTACGACACCGCCAGGAGATTGCCTTCGGGAATCGGCGTCCTCAGAGCCAGTATTGGGAATCTCTTCTCCGTATCAAGGTACTCAATTGTGTAGTCGTCCTGGACCGCCCTGAGATCGAAATCTCCCTGCAAGGAATCGCTCCCGGTTCTTGCAGGATCGATATAGGCGAACCCCGTTATCGATCCGCGATTTGTGGAGAGTATCCTGTCATCCGTGTAGAGCTGAAGCGACGACACATTAAGCGGGAAGCGGCCCAGGTTGTTACTGTCCCTCGTGAGATTTGGAAAGTTCCCCACGGAATCATTGTAGAAGAAAGCAGCATAGACCTGGGGATCGTCGAGAAGATAGTACGTTCTTTTGAAGTAACTCAGATCGTCTATCACGGGCTTGCTTTTCTTTACAAACGTCCGTCTTTCGGTCTTTCCTTCCTCCTTGCTGGCAATGGTTGTCAGGTCAATATCTCCAATTTTCGATACTGCTCTTATTCCAAAAAGGCCCTCGTGCCTTCCTCCGTAGCTCACGTACTGCGTTCCCGGAAGAACGAGGTTCGTATTCCCGAGGTCTATGCTCTTCACGACGTCGTCTTCATATCCCTCGTACCTGATCTTCACCCTGTTCTCGAGATCTGTCAGAACGTTTGAGTTCTGGTCAACATCAACCTTCACCTTGTCCCCGACGGTTCCACTCAACTTGACAACCATATCCTGCCTCATCTCAAGCTGGGGGAATCTGGACGTTCTCCCTCTCTCCGTAATCGGCTCATTGACAAGCCAGGTGCTGGAACCGCCGAAGGTTATGCTTTCCGAACCTGCCACATCCAGCTTGGCCCCCTGCCCGATTACGGCGCCGACTGCCTTTGGAAACTGGACTGGTATCTCCACGTGGATAAGGCTCGTGGGCCTGCCGCCGCTCGCCTTCGCTCCGGCGAGCCCGAGTCTTGAGGTCCCTTTGAAAAGTATGGCAAGCTTTTGCGACGTTATTTCTTGAAGGTAGTCATTCAGATATTCAATCTTCGGGGGGCCGATTTCGATGTCACTTACGGAGACGCTCTGCGAAACCGTGTTGTCCTCATGGTCATAGGAGACAAAATAATTGCGCGGGTCCTGCTCGATCCTGAGTCTGTAGTGCCTCGGAAAGGATGCCAGCGAATCCGGCGGGAGGGAAAGGAACGAGCCTCCAGAGGAGCTTCTGAGCTGCCAGAGGCCCGAAACCGGCTCTTCTCCGTAGGCTGAGGACTCACCAAACGGCGCCAGAAGCACAAAGAATAGCAGAAAGACCGCTTCTTTTCTTGACATCCTGGGTTGACTCTTCGTAGAACGAAGCCTATTCCACATCCGGTTACCTCGTCAAGAGTTCCATCAGCTTCGATGGTCTCCAGCACTCAAGCCCGCTGATGAGTCCAAGCCCTATACTAATCTACACTTGCCGTCAAAACTATGTCCTCGAAACTTGCGGCAGCCCAACAATGGTTCGCTCTGAGACGTCCTTTCCCTCCTGCTACCCGGCCGCGTCACCGGCCTGCCCGAGCCCATCCCGCAGTCCCAAATCGGCCAAAACGCCTTGTCTGGAAATCCCTGCTACTGTATAGTGGTCGAGGGGTCTGGTGGGTGAGCGATGCAACCTGAACCCTCGAACCCTTGAACCCTCGAACCCCAGAACCCTGTCTAGAGGAGCGACCCGGTTGACCATTCTTCAGAAAATGGTCTTAAAGGACCACCTGCTTCCATTTATCCTCGGTTTTTCCGTCGTTGTCTTCCTTTTGAGTATGGATTTCCTGTTTGACTATCTAGACCTAATTCTCGGCAAGGGTATCCCATTCCTGATAGTTCTCGAACTTTTTCTTTTCGGCCTGGGATGGATGATCGCTTTGGCGGTTCCGTGCGCCGTCCTTGTCGCCACCCTCATGGCATTCGGGAGACTTTCTCACGACAACGAGGTTACTGCAATGAGGGCCGCAGGCGTCAATCCTGTGAACGTCATTGTTCCGCCATTCCTCGCCTCTCTGATCCTGGCGGTTCTGCTTGTGCTCTTCAATAACTACGTGTTGCCGGAGACGAATCATGCCTTTGCAAATCTCCTTCTAGATATCGGAAGAAAACGCCCGGTCGCCAAGCTGCAGGAAGGCGTATTCATGAACGAGTTTGAAGGCTACAGCATGCTCGTCGGCAAGGTGAATGACAGGACCAACGACCTTTCCGGAATAACCATCTATCAGTTCAATCCGGATGGCAGAGTCCCGACCACGATTGTTGCGAAAAAGGGCAAGGTCTTCTACTCGCCTAACGGAGACGTTATCACCCTGAGACTGGAGCACGGCGAGATTCACGATGTCCCGGACACGTCCGAACAGACAAGATATCGAAGGCTTTTCTTTCAGGTCCACACCATAAACATGAAAAACGCCGGGGCGCTTCTTCAGAGGAGCGACAGAGAAGTCCGCGGAGACAGGGAAATGAGTGCAACTATGATGCTCAAGTTGGCGGCGACACTGAAAAACCAGCGGGCGGATGCAATCGCAAGGCTTGACGGCAAACTATCGCCATTCAGCAAAGAATACAGGGATTATCTTGTTCCCGACGGACATGATCCGTCGTACACGCTGAAGGGCTGGTTTAAGGAGAGCATCAGGTCGCTCATGAAGGTCCTCCGTGGAAAGCAGCTCGTGCCCGCCCCCCCGGAGGCATCAAGGAGCAGGTATCTCGAACAGGATGTCAGAATAACCAGAATCGAGGTCGAATCTCTCGAAAAGAGAATAGGCTCATTGTTTGTTGAAATACAAAAGAAGATCTCGATTCCGTTCGCCTGTGTCGTGTTTGTGCTCGTGGGTGCACCACTTGGGATGCGTGTAAGGAAGGGAGGAATTGCGATTGCGTTCTTGAGCCTTGTGTTCTTCCTTTTCTACTATATTTGCCTTGTGGGTGGGGAACAACTCGCAGACAGGAGGCTTGTTCCTCCCGTCATTGCCATGTGGGTTGCAAACATAGTGCTGGGAGTCGTTGGCGTTGTGTTCACCCTGAAGAGCTGTGATCTGAGAATCTTCCAGCGACGGCGCAAATCAAGGAACTCCCCGCGTGAAAATTCTTGACAAGTATCTTCTGCGGTCATTCGTCAATTTCCTCTTCTTCTCATTCCTGATTTTCATCAGCATAATGGTCATTGTCGATGCTTTTGAGAAGATCGACATTTTCATCGACTACAAGACGCCTCTTTACACCATCCTCAGATTCTATGTTTTCAGCCTCCCGAACATAATGTTCCTGATCCTTCCGGTGGCCATGCTCCTTGCAACCATACTGACTGTCGGACAGCTTGCCAAGACAAACGAGCTCATCGCGGTAAAGAGCGCCGGCGTCTCTCTGACAAGAATCCTCATGCCTGTCTTTGCCTTCTCATTGATGATCTGCGTGGCTGCCTTTCTTCTTGAAGAGATGGTCGTGCCCTATTCATCGTGGATGAGAAGAGAGGTTATGTCCCACGAGATAAAGAAAGAGCCGAGAATTCCCATCGAGGAAAAGAGAAACATCAATCTTCTCACCGGAGGCGGCAGGATTCTTGCGATCGGCAGGTACGATATCCGGGGAAAGAGAATGGAGAACGTCCTTGTCGAAGAATTCTCATCGGATACTCTGAGGAGACGAATAGACGCTAAGGTGGGTGAATGGGACGGCAAGGCTTGGGTCTTTAGAAACGGCATCATAAGAACGTTCCAGAAAGGAGGAGAACAGGTATTCCAATTTGGGGAACTCAGGCTGAAAGGACTGAAAGAGACTCCATCCGACTTTGCAAAACAGGAAAAGAGGCCCGGGGAGATGAATCTCCTTGAACTGGGGAAGTACATTTCCCTGGTGAGGCAAAGCGGCGGGAGCATTCAGAAACACTCCGTTGAGTTCAACATCAAGCTTGCTTTCCCATTCGTGAACTTCATAGTTGTCTTGATCGGAGCGGCGCTCTCTAACCGGATGCGGCGGGGGACTGTTGCTCTTGGCGGAGGCATGGGTCTGACGATAAGCTTCATCTACTACGGGTTTTTCAAGACAGGAGAAGCACTGGGCCATTCCGGGGTTCTTCCTCCGGTGCTTGCGGCCTGGCTGGGCAATATTTTCTTCTTCATTCTGGGCGCCTTCCTTTTCTCGAAGTCTCAGAGATAGGGGACACTATCGACTACTCTCTTTATTATGTCGCCGATGTCTCGAAGGTCTCACCCGGGAAATTCCTGGATGTGCTTGAAGATGCCCTGAGAGGCGGCGTGTCCATGGTTCAGCTCAGGGCGAAGGAATTGACCTGGCCGGAATTCCTTAACCTTGCTGCTAAAGTAAAGAAGCTCTGCAGGAAATACGGTGTCCCCTTTATCGTCAACGACAGGATTGACATAGCTCTTGCTTCTAACGCTGACGGCGTGCACCTCGGCGACTCCGACACATCAGTATCCGTCGCCAGAAAGGTTCTTGGGAAGAGATCAATAATCGGGAGAACGGTTAGAAGCGCGGATGAAGCCGTGCGGGCCGAGTACGAGGGAGCTTCGTACGTAAGCGTCGGATCAATCTATCCGACCAAGACGAAACGTGTTCCAAAGATTGTCGGCCCTTCCGGGATAGGAAGAGTGAGACAGAAGGTGAAGATTCCGGTTGTAGCGATAGGCGGAATAGGTCTCAAGAATGCCCGCACCGTCATCCGGTCAGGCGCAGACGGCATAGCCGTAGTCTCTGCGATTGCTC comes from Candidatus Eisenbacteria bacterium and encodes:
- a CDS encoding LptF/LptG family permease, giving the protein MTILQKMVLKDHLLPFILGFSVVVFLLSMDFLFDYLDLILGKGIPFLIVLELFLFGLGWMIALAVPCAVLVATLMAFGRLSHDNEVTAMRAAGVNPVNVIVPPFLASLILAVLLVLFNNYVLPETNHAFANLLLDIGRKRPVAKLQEGVFMNEFEGYSMLVGKVNDRTNDLSGITIYQFNPDGRVPTTIVAKKGKVFYSPNGDVITLRLEHGEIHDVPDTSEQTRYRRLFFQVHTINMKNAGALLQRSDREVRGDREMSATMMLKLAATLKNQRADAIARLDGKLSPFSKEYRDYLVPDGHDPSYTLKGWFKESIRSLMKVLRGKQLVPAPPEASRSRYLEQDVRITRIEVESLEKRIGSLFVEIQKKISIPFACVVFVLVGAPLGMRVRKGGIAIAFLSLVFFLFYYICLVGGEQLADRRLVPPVIAMWVANIVLGVVGVVFTLKSCDLRIFQRRRKSRNSPRENS
- the sprA gene encoding cell surface protein SprA, yielding MSRKEAVFLLFFVLLAPFGESSAYGEEPVSGLWQLRSSSGGSFLSLPPDSLASFPRHYRLRIEQDPRNYFVSYDHEDNTVSQSVSVSDIEIGPPKIEYLNDYLQEITSQKLAILFKGTSRLGLAGAKASGGRPTSLIHVEIPVQFPKAVGAVIGQGAKLDVAGSESITFGGSSTWLVNEPITERGRTSRFPQLEMRQDMVVKLSGTVGDKVKVDVDQNSNVLTDLENRVKIRYEGYEDDVVKSIDLGNTNLVLPGTQYVSYGGRHEGLFGIRAVSKIGDIDLTTIASKEEGKTERRTFVKKSKPVIDDLSYFKRTYYLLDDPQVYAAFFYNDSVGNFPNLTRDSNNLGRFPLNVSSLQLYTDDRILSTNRGSITGFAYIDPARTGSDSLQGDFDLRAVQDDYTIEYLDTEKRFPILALRTPIPEGNLLAVSYEDSVRGRVGSVTGNLRLKILKVPSSEITIVPTTGLYDKSNKWFSTIRLELRNFYSLDARRISTDGFKLSIRRKTAGGDDKDYEIINGVSVPYVQVLGLDRGGTYDSRWRDIPDGKIDPWYVDLERGLVLFPDLRPFAPDSFDIGLYDAALHPEDWWKRWPFFSQRPDTLMGDEANPLVYDKRSPIPGSDSKYYMEVEYISSQSTVDLGVTNIIKDSEVVKLGDRKLNRGTDYEIYYETGEIRLLADDAKSSSADVSVDYSYLPFGPQAQSTLMGFSASYKPGAGPSLATTWIYESKGASEERPKLGGEPSRTMVGSVTGSFRQNPEWMTRLVNALPLVRTTTQSSFSIASELAMSFPNPNTRNEVYIDDMEGNKEVVSASVSRYGWFHSSVPPRVPSNIEKVARLAWYNPPTAVKDRDLRPQLRPEEGDNPIAVLEFHLLPRLGGIDPQWAGVTQIISRGGEDLTKAQFLEVWVNDFSPLDRASLVGKKLHIDLGSVSEDAVWRPDSLPNAKLDTEEKRVPDGILDADEDTGLDGVFTKDEREIWKYGTADDPHGDDYPTGTIDYWKINGTEGNQRLDTEDLNLNGYLDTGENFFEFSIDLGDPEKYVKTDVYRDFHSQYPSVVGPENGWRLFQIPISPEAVDTTVGQPSWDLIKHMRVWLDGFNTDTRIQIASIEVVGNRWEKVPLTQAQSTRGTATRIGVLNNKENGNIYTPPFNPGEQSRIVKREQSLVLGFERLAPRDTVLIFKAFSSANRYTLYSSLKFYAKWYPPPVCADADSCDPNHVKFLMRVGAEDSYYEYVVPVTTGWQPYEVKIADLSRLKIGTIPGASLDTLYVEDGKTFRVRGNPSFTSVRMIQFGVAVDSSTALAQSGEVWIDELRLSEVKRETGTAGWVNAEARFADLLSLAATYRNEDQDFVSVGQSSPFGASSTRMSLSGSFNPHKFVSGLGVSLPVTFSRDKASSLPKFKTGSDVIFGAEDRKSELSENVSQRVGVSFSKNPSRSSIMKYTVDGITANFALSSRVAFGPTSRDSSASRSTQVAYIISPRGGKPLTIFSRTAKSGAKRELKLFLLPENVNLNVTSSESRRRLYDRFAYSPGSGLLLRNETVSRASAANLNTTFNPILNPFRTSYSFSSTRDLMLANRIGQLGNMNIGTEIRRSEMANISYSPKAYFFKIFSPTVSASGTYSESRGAELDPTGVPGRIRNIANGNSIGLRGMLPVKLLGRSLSSFGAKPDTAKGPPNPISLIFGTLAKFSDVSVSRTISKSTAFGRVSTAPDWKYHLGISKSIRSDPESKKRIPDESSTTTQTSAGTRGSLSRTASIDLKYDLRNTTREYNSSTTFSKSGTWPDVRVTMSSIEKRLGFGKILSSLSLESGYSKRNDSSGTKEYGVETESHTKNLSPLLSASGTFKSGMRASLSSSRSTSTTERFRGRYTLQTTNSSSYRVNVQHTIKSSKGMKIPGKKEFKLKSNVNTNVDINYTKSKTSYAAEGQDTNILDDRNTFSLNASAAYNFSANVTGNAQLTASQNANVKENRTWRTVGLLASAEIRF